A section of the Engraulis encrasicolus isolate BLACKSEA-1 chromosome 8, IST_EnEncr_1.0, whole genome shotgun sequence genome encodes:
- the trmt9b gene encoding probable tRNA methyltransferase 9B, with amino-acid sequence MEEAACQLERDHVHRVYEEIAPFFSDSRYKAWPKVRQFLLDQEPGSIVADVGCGNGKYLHINGSVFKLGCDVCQPLVQSASNQGHEVLLCNSLNLPYRDGCFDAILCIAVIHHLSTKERRIQAVREMSRTLRAGGRMMIYVWAMEQRNRKFDKQDLLVPWAWDHHRPPSNPNHDDQAITRNGTEDERLHQQDSRGSYYRPTTCSSGFGKSDKNRRMKSTSSTLDKEHSHRPTTSYPKSPAPRLWIFSRSLDSVLDLGILAVSRSGSPPPPPIESRDRGGVVSATTNSNRNRKETFIRQVSSLFLKHNMEEEGEEDVFVSISNPCVVVDQRPKGKNNNNDDDHHCAPLTKPAAAILAQDCSSMPLPDLVSYQNETLSEGGGGNDVRNHSQNNNRDDRQQDLKHEMTSAETTCSESGENRRLMRYYHVFRQGELTELIENHLKDLRVLETCLDHANWCVVVEKV; translated from the exons ATGGAGGAGGCGGCATGTCAGCTGGAGAGAGACCACGTCCACCGCGTCTACGAGGAGATCGCTCCGTTCTTCAGCGACAGCCGCTACAAAGCCTGGCCCAAAGTGCGGCAGTTCCTGCTGGACCAGGAGCCCGGCAGCATAGTGGCTGATGTGG GCTGTGGTAATGGCAAGTATCTCCACATAAATGGAAGTGTTTTCAAGCTCGGATGCGACGTCTGCCAACCACTGGTACAATCGGCCTCGAACCAAGGACACGAAGTTCTCCTCTGCAACAGCTTGAACCTTCCCTACCGAGATGGCTGTTTTGATGCCATTCTCTGTATAGCAG TAATACATCACTTATCCACCAAAGAACGCCGTATTCAGGCCGTGAGGGAGATGTCTCGTACGTTGCGAGCAGGAGGTCGCATGATGATCTACGTCTGGGCCATGGAGCAGAGGAATCGCAAGTTTGACAAGCAGGACCTCCTggtcccctgggcctgggaccacCACCGCCCGCCTTCCAACCCAAACCATGATGACCAAGCCATAACGCGGAACGGAACCGAGGACGAGAGATTACATCAACAAGACAGCAGAGGAAGCTACTATAGGCCGACTACCTGTAGTAGCGGTTTTGGCAAAAGTGACAAAAACAGGAGAATGAAAAGCACGTCGTCGACGTTGGACAAAGAGCACTCCCATAGGCCTACTACTTCCTATCCAAAAAGTCCAGCACCGAGACTTTGGATTTTTTCCAGGTCATTAGACTCGGTGTTAGACTTGGGTATCCTTGCTGTGTCTAGATCcggttcaccaccaccaccaccaatagagAGCAGGGACAGAGGTGGTGTCGTCTCGGCAACAACCAATAGCAACAGGAACAGGAAGGAGACTTTCATACGACAGGTTTCCAGTCTCTTCTTAAAGCACAAcatggaggaagaaggagaagaagatgtCTTTGTTTCTATTTCTAATCCGTGTGTAGTAGTAGATCAGAGGCCCAAaggaaagaataataataatgatgatgatcatcACTGTGCTCCTTTGACCAAACCTGCCGCCGCCATCTTGGCACAGGATTGCTCATCCATGCCACTGCCAGATCTGGTGTCTTACCAAAACGAGACGCTATCGGAAGGCGGAGGAGGAAATGATGTCCGAAACCACAGCCAAAACAATAACAGAGATGACAGGCAGCAGGACCTGAAACACGAAATGACGTCCGCGGAAACAACATGCAGTGAGTCAGGGGAAAACAGGAGGTTGATGCGTTACTATCATGTGTTTAGGCAGGGGGAACTGACGGAGCTCATTGAAAATCATCTGAAGGACCTTCGTGTTCTTGAGACTTGCTTAGACCATGCAAACTGGTGTGTAGTGGTGGAGAAGgtttaa